Below is a genomic region from Echinicola rosea.
GCCGTTGTCCTCATCTGATGAATGGCCCAAGCCTCCTCAATAGTTGCGCTGTTATCGGGAGCGGGCATTTCCGTTTCTTCCACCAAGTGAGCCAGTTGGAAAACCAGTCCCAACACCAGCCCTTCCACCATATTCATCAGCAGGTATCCGATCAAAAACTGCCACCATCTAATGTCCATGACCACTAATGGAATGATGATGAATAGTGTGTAATACATGGCTTTATAACCGAATAATTTGAAATATTCGCTTTTGGGATGCCTATTGGTGTGGGCGCCAATGTTCTTCTGGAAAAATTTCAGGTAGTCTTTTCTGAAAAACCATGAGAGAGCAGTAAGCGAATACAGCATAAAGGCATAAATGTGCTGGAAGCGATGAATTGACTTCTTTTTGTCCTTAGCGGATAGCCTGATCAGGCCCGGGGCTACTTCCAGGTCACCATCATGGCCGACGATGTTGGTGTAGGTGTGATGGATTTTGTTATGGGTAATACGCCAAACATATTCGCTGGCCCCGATGACATTAAACATAAAGCCCAGGGTTTTGTTTATGTTGGATTTGGCCGAATAGGAGCCGTGCAAGGCATCATGGCAGATGTTAAATCCAATGCAGGCCATGGTCACACCAAGGAGCAATGCCAATAATAACGTGGCGAATGGCGGGAACACTTCCAAAATAATCAGTGCATAAAGGCTAAAAAATGAAATAAGGTAAACAGCCGTCTTGACCACCATGGCAGTATTGGCTTTTTTGGATTGTTGCTTGTCCTCAAAGTAATCATCAATCCGTCTTTTAAGGGTACTGAAAAATAGGGAGTTTTTGGTATCGATAAATTTAATCGGTCGCTGCATAAAGCTTGTTTTTATGGTTTAGTGTTCGTTGATTATAGGACACGTTACAAGGACAATACCCTGAGTAAAAAACGATGTTTTATGGGGGAATGGATTTCAATCGATGCTGCTGACATAGGGTTGTCATTCTAATACAGTAAATTGGCAAAAAAAGAACATGATGAAGAAAGAACCTATCGTGGCGTTTTGTCCCTGTAGTCGGAAGGAATGGCGGCAATGGCTGGAGGACAACCAT
It encodes:
- a CDS encoding fatty acid desaturase family protein — translated: MQRPIKFIDTKNSLFFSTLKRRIDDYFEDKQQSKKANTAMVVKTAVYLISFFSLYALIILEVFPPFATLLLALLLGVTMACIGFNICHDALHGSYSAKSNINKTLGFMFNVIGASEYVWRITHNKIHHTYTNIVGHDGDLEVAPGLIRLSAKDKKKSIHRFQHIYAFMLYSLTALSWFFRKDYLKFFQKNIGAHTNRHPKSEYFKLFGYKAMYYTLFIIIPLVVMDIRWWQFLIGYLLMNMVEGLVLGLVFQLAHLVEETEMPAPDNSATIEEAWAIHQMRTTANFAVDSKIATFLCGGLNFQVEHHLFPNICHIHYPAISKMLRTTAAEFNVPYINNGSLLTALGSHYRFLKKHGRD